A part of Marinomonas rhizomae genomic DNA contains:
- a CDS encoding sugar ABC transporter ATP-binding protein produces the protein MSQVNADVVIRAEKISMIYPGTIALNEVDYRVYRGKVNVIIGENGAGKSTLMKILAGVQQPSKGTIYLNDEAVSFQHTRDAAAKGIGMVHQELNLFGNLTVAENIFLGREKQHGLMPLDTAEQHRITAELMARLDQGIKPSELLSNLKVGQQQLIEIAKALADEADVLILDEPTSALSKTEVELLFKVIRDLTAQGVSIIYISHRLEELMAIGDHITILRDGNFQSEAEVKDIDVPWIVREMLGSDPVSNFLKPGRKFGEPVLDVKNIKLINEMGLTLVDDVSMDVKSGEIVGVYGLMGAGRTELMECLLGLQEYSGDVEIAEHKVPAKMDTSERIRYGICLVPEDRKKNGIFPISSVSNNMTISSLWRRLKNRFSIDEKAEAEAVTSAIGDLSIKVSSPDIEIRALSGGNQQKVVIGRTLLTSPKVLLLDEPTRGIDIGAKGDVFNMMVKLSEQGIGVLFSTSDLKEIMAVSDRILVMSGGKLTANIARSEATESALVSASAQGL, from the coding sequence ATGAGCCAAGTTAACGCTGACGTCGTCATTCGCGCCGAAAAAATTTCCATGATTTACCCAGGCACTATCGCATTAAACGAAGTAGATTACCGAGTTTACCGCGGCAAAGTGAATGTCATCATTGGTGAAAATGGCGCGGGTAAATCCACCTTGATGAAGATTCTCGCGGGTGTTCAACAGCCCAGTAAAGGCACTATTTATCTCAACGATGAAGCTGTCTCTTTTCAGCATACTCGTGATGCCGCTGCCAAAGGTATTGGCATGGTTCACCAAGAGCTTAATCTGTTTGGCAACTTAACGGTGGCGGAAAATATCTTCTTGGGTCGCGAAAAACAGCATGGTCTGATGCCGCTAGATACCGCGGAACAACACCGAATCACCGCTGAACTAATGGCCCGTCTTGACCAAGGCATTAAGCCATCTGAATTGCTGTCTAACTTGAAAGTGGGTCAACAGCAGTTGATTGAAATCGCCAAAGCCTTGGCCGATGAAGCGGATGTGTTGATTCTGGATGAACCTACTTCGGCATTAAGTAAAACCGAAGTGGAGTTGCTGTTTAAAGTTATTCGAGACTTAACCGCTCAGGGCGTTTCTATTATTTATATTTCCCATCGTTTAGAAGAACTGATGGCGATCGGTGATCATATTACGATTTTACGTGATGGCAACTTCCAGTCTGAAGCGGAAGTCAAAGACATCGACGTTCCGTGGATTGTCAGAGAAATGCTGGGTAGCGACCCTGTTTCTAACTTCTTGAAACCGGGCCGTAAGTTTGGCGAGCCAGTACTAGACGTAAAAAACATCAAATTGATCAATGAAATGGGTCTTACCTTGGTTGATGATGTATCTATGGATGTGAAATCCGGCGAGATCGTTGGAGTATACGGACTCATGGGCGCAGGTCGAACCGAGCTAATGGAATGTCTACTTGGCTTGCAAGAATATTCAGGCGATGTAGAAATCGCGGAGCATAAAGTGCCCGCCAAAATGGACACCAGTGAACGCATCCGTTATGGAATTTGTCTTGTTCCTGAAGATCGTAAAAAGAATGGTATTTTCCCGATTTCGTCAGTGAGTAATAACATGACGATTTCTAGCTTATGGCGTCGACTCAAAAATCGCTTTTCCATCGATGAAAAAGCCGAAGCGGAAGCGGTAACGTCCGCCATTGGTGATTTGTCTATCAAGGTGTCTTCTCCTGATATTGAAATACGCGCATTGAGTGGTGGCAATCAACAAAAAGTAGTGATTGGACGAACTTTGTTAACCAGTCCGAAGGTTTTGTTATTGGATGAGCCAACTCGCGGCATTGATATCGGTGCCAAAGGTGACGTATTTAATATGATGGTGAAGCTTTCTGAGCAGGGGATTGGAGTGTTGTTTTCGACCTCCGACCTCAAAGAAATAATGGCCGTATCTGATCGCATTCTGGTGATGTCCGGAGGCAAATTAACCGCCAATATCGCTCGCTCTGAAGCAACAGAATCTGCACTTGTGTCAGCAAGCGCACAAGGACTTTAA
- a CDS encoding ABC transporter permease: MKTSQNTASQNSSVFSGESLLLLALKMRTFIALFLILAFFTFMVPGFLAASSVVIMVKHIAINAFLALGITFVIITAGIDLSIGAILGFCGMVAGWLITKGIVLPMFGIAIFPSVWLVVPIVLVIGGLIGAINGVLITRYNVAPFICTLGTMYIVRGAAMLLSGGETFTGLSGNEQLGNTGFELIGSAKLLGLPYAIWMMFILAGVIAYIAKRTQFGRHVFAIGDNEHSAELSGVKVRSVKVWVYTISGLCAAIAGIVVSSQLVASHPATGVAFEMNAIAAVVLGGTSLAGGRGTIMGTLIGAFVIGILADGLVMMGVSEFWQMVIKGVVIILAVIIDQKQSRLQHKAAIVQQK; this comes from the coding sequence ATGAAAACTTCTCAAAATACAGCATCTCAAAACTCGTCTGTTTTCTCTGGCGAAAGCCTGTTGTTATTAGCGTTAAAAATGCGCACATTCATTGCGTTGTTTTTAATTCTGGCGTTTTTCACCTTTATGGTGCCGGGCTTTTTGGCAGCAAGTAGTGTCGTCATTATGGTGAAGCACATTGCCATTAACGCCTTTTTGGCGCTTGGCATTACCTTCGTCATTATTACCGCAGGTATCGACCTTTCTATCGGTGCGATCCTAGGTTTTTGTGGCATGGTCGCGGGTTGGTTGATTACAAAAGGGATTGTATTGCCAATGTTTGGCATCGCTATCTTCCCAAGTGTTTGGTTGGTTGTACCTATTGTTTTAGTGATCGGTGGTTTGATCGGTGCCATTAATGGCGTCTTGATAACACGCTATAACGTCGCCCCCTTTATTTGTACTTTGGGCACCATGTATATCGTTCGTGGTGCGGCTATGTTGTTGTCTGGTGGTGAAACCTTTACTGGCTTGTCTGGTAATGAGCAGCTTGGCAATACGGGTTTTGAATTGATTGGTTCTGCGAAATTATTGGGTCTGCCTTACGCAATTTGGATGATGTTTATCCTTGCTGGTGTGATTGCCTACATCGCGAAAAGAACGCAATTTGGCCGTCATGTGTTTGCCATTGGTGACAACGAACATTCTGCCGAGTTGTCTGGCGTGAAAGTGCGTAGTGTCAAAGTATGGGTTTACACCATTTCGGGTCTTTGTGCGGCCATTGCAGGCATCGTTGTTTCTTCACAGCTGGTTGCGAGTCATCCAGCTACGGGTGTAGCGTTTGAAATGAACGCCATTGCCGCCGTGGTATTGGGCGGAACCTCGTTGGCTGGTGGTCGCGGCACCATTATGGGGACGCTGATTGGTGCTTTCGTTATTGGTATTTTGGCCGATGGTTTGGTGATGATGGGTGTGAGTGAATTTTGGCAAATGGTGATTAAAGGCGTGGTGATTATTCTTGCTGTCATCATCGACCAAAAACAAAGTCGCTTGCAGCATAAAGCCGCCATCGTGCAGCAAAAATAG
- a CDS encoding RbsD/FucU family protein, with product MLKNIDPLLSGELLNVLRTMGHGDDIVLVDRNFPAASVAAGKPVIRLDGVNVIQAATAILSVLPLDTFVDQPVTRMQVVGEDESVMPEVQQEFAAALKSADSDNAEMGSLERFAFYETAKQAFAVVVTGEARGYGCFLLKKGVIFS from the coding sequence ATGCTAAAAAATATAGATCCTTTGCTAAGTGGTGAGTTACTGAACGTACTGCGCACAATGGGCCACGGCGATGACATAGTTCTGGTTGATCGTAATTTTCCTGCTGCATCTGTTGCGGCTGGAAAACCAGTGATTCGTTTAGATGGTGTGAATGTCATTCAAGCGGCCACAGCGATTTTATCAGTGTTGCCACTGGATACCTTTGTTGATCAACCAGTGACGCGTATGCAAGTGGTGGGTGAAGACGAATCTGTGATGCCAGAAGTTCAGCAAGAATTCGCGGCAGCGTTGAAATCCGCTGATAGTGACAATGCTGAAATGGGATCGTTAGAGCGTTTTGCGTTTTATGAAACAGCGAAACAAGCCTTCGCGGTTGTCGTCACGGGTGAAGCAAGAGGTTACGGCTGTTTTTTATTGAAGAAAGGTGTGATCTTTTCTTAA
- the xylA gene encoding xylose isomerase has translation MSEIFQNIPFVKYEGASSNNPFAFKHYDANKMLMGKTMAEHLRMAACYWHNFCWQGSDVFGANTFNRPWSKPSNEMEAAKMKADAAFEFFTKMGISYYSFHDVDICPEGCSIKEYINNFAQMVEVLQAKQEATGMKLLWGTANAFSNPRYMSGAASNPNPEIFTYAATQVFHAMNATKALKGENYVLWGGREGYETLLNTDLKRERAQLGRFMQMVVEHKYKIGFEGTLLIEPKPAEPTKHQYDYDTATVYGFLKEFGLEQEIKVNIEANHATLAGHSFHHEIATACSLGILGSVDANQGDAQLGWDTDQFPTSVEEYTLVTYEILKSGGFKTGGYMFDTKLRRQSMDLEDLFHGHIGAMDTLALSLERAVKMIEDEKLANLVDQRYAKWNDSLGADILAGKHSLQDLAEYAEKNNIDPKPVSGRQEMLENMVNGYIFK, from the coding sequence ATGAGCGAGATTTTCCAAAACATCCCTTTTGTAAAATACGAAGGCGCAAGTTCAAACAACCCTTTTGCTTTCAAACATTACGATGCGAACAAGATGCTGATGGGTAAAACCATGGCGGAGCATTTACGCATGGCCGCATGCTATTGGCATAACTTCTGTTGGCAAGGTAGCGATGTATTTGGCGCCAACACTTTTAATCGCCCTTGGTCCAAGCCAAGCAATGAGATGGAAGCGGCGAAAATGAAGGCAGATGCAGCCTTTGAATTTTTCACTAAAATGGGCATTTCTTACTACAGCTTTCACGATGTGGATATCTGCCCAGAAGGCTGCTCGATCAAGGAATACATTAATAACTTTGCGCAAATGGTCGAGGTTCTACAAGCAAAACAAGAAGCCACTGGCATGAAATTATTATGGGGTACAGCCAATGCCTTTTCCAACCCAAGATACATGTCTGGCGCAGCGTCCAACCCGAATCCTGAGATCTTCACTTACGCGGCGACTCAAGTGTTTCACGCGATGAATGCCACCAAAGCACTCAAAGGCGAAAACTACGTTCTATGGGGCGGCCGTGAAGGCTATGAAACCCTATTGAATACCGATCTAAAACGCGAGCGCGCGCAGCTTGGTCGATTCATGCAAATGGTGGTTGAGCACAAATACAAAATTGGTTTCGAAGGCACTTTATTGATCGAGCCAAAACCCGCAGAACCTACCAAGCATCAGTACGATTACGATACCGCGACGGTTTATGGCTTTTTAAAAGAGTTCGGTCTTGAGCAAGAGATAAAGGTCAATATTGAAGCCAACCATGCCACTTTGGCAGGTCACAGCTTCCACCACGAAATCGCCACAGCTTGCTCGTTAGGTATTCTTGGTTCCGTGGACGCCAACCAAGGCGACGCGCAACTTGGCTGGGACACTGACCAATTCCCTACTAGTGTCGAAGAATACACACTCGTTACTTATGAAATTCTAAAATCAGGCGGTTTCAAAACTGGCGGCTATATGTTCGATACCAAGCTACGTCGTCAATCGATGGATCTGGAAGATTTATTCCACGGTCACATTGGCGCGATGGACACTTTAGCCCTATCGTTAGAACGCGCAGTTAAGATGATCGAAGACGAGAAATTGGCCAACCTTGTTGATCAGCGTTATGCAAAATGGAACGATTCTTTAGGTGCAGACATTTTGGCGGGCAAACACTCATTGCAAGACCTTGCGGAATACGCTGAGAAAAACAACATCGACCCTAAACCCGTTTCAGGTCGCCAAGAAATGCTAGAAAACATGGTGAATGGCTACATCTTTAAATAA
- a CDS encoding addiction module protein: protein MSTPALDQLRSQIMILPESERAELAHDLIKSLDTPNDNSVSNEWELEIKNRIAQIDAGTAKFVDRDTFRERMMSKIKGQ, encoded by the coding sequence ATGTCTACACCTGCACTTGATCAGTTGCGATCTCAAATTATGATACTCCCAGAATCTGAGCGAGCTGAATTAGCTCATGATTTAATTAAAAGCCTTGATACACCAAATGACAATAGTGTTTCTAATGAATGGGAACTTGAAATAAAAAACCGTATTGCGCAAATTGATGCAGGAACCGCTAAATTTGTTGATAGAGATACATTTCGCGAGCGTATGATGTCGAAAATCAAAGGACAGTGA
- a CDS encoding YrhK family protein: MIKVNGRELDIDIGSRHIVVQRRYEALGAFNDLMIAVWFLIGSFFFLNDSLVESGTWLFVVGSAQLIIKPLIKLISLVHVGILHKATLQQ; this comes from the coding sequence GTGATAAAAGTGAACGGAAGAGAATTAGACATAGACATTGGTAGTCGACATATTGTCGTGCAGCGGCGCTATGAAGCGCTTGGTGCTTTTAACGATCTTATGATTGCTGTGTGGTTTTTGATTGGCAGCTTCTTTTTTCTCAATGATTCATTGGTCGAAAGCGGGACTTGGCTATTCGTGGTTGGCAGTGCTCAACTTATTATTAAACCCCTCATTAAGCTAATCAGTCTGGTGCATGTGGGTATTCTTCATAAAGCCACTTTGCAGCAATAA
- a CDS encoding GNAT family N-acetyltransferase: MSFLVPMSKPFFAPYIEELVFQYARENVESGRWQKAGSLTRSRRDIERLLPRGLDTDNNHFFELKVPDVNETVGMVWLTLESSSTTSTVFIYDLEIKAEHRRKGYAKLALKEIEDFAATHNIVNIGLHVFSHNDAAKQLYAEMGYETVSINMVKKIDPTEM, encoded by the coding sequence ATGTCTTTCTTGGTTCCTATGTCTAAACCGTTTTTTGCACCTTATATTGAAGAGTTGGTTTTTCAATACGCACGAGAGAATGTGGAGTCTGGCCGTTGGCAAAAAGCAGGCTCATTAACTCGATCTCGTCGTGATATAGAAAGGCTTTTACCGCGCGGATTAGACACAGACAACAATCACTTTTTTGAACTAAAAGTGCCTGATGTCAATGAGACAGTGGGAATGGTATGGCTGACGTTAGAGAGCAGTAGCACTACAAGCACTGTGTTTATTTACGATTTAGAAATCAAGGCTGAGCATCGAAGAAAAGGCTATGCCAAGCTTGCTTTAAAAGAAATCGAAGACTTCGCGGCTACTCATAATATCGTCAATATTGGTTTGCATGTGTTTTCTCATAATGACGCTGCAAAACAACTGTATGCTGAAATGGGTTATGAAACAGTGAGCATTAACATGGTGAAGAAAATTGACCCAACTGAGATGTGA
- a CDS encoding spermidine synthase, giving the protein MFKEIDSQASPLGEISLRRRRIPAFGDRDIYEVKLGEEFLMSSMFVDAEEALSTLGLAQVQGEDLSVVVGGLGLGYTAVAALKDERIAELLVVDALETVISWHQKELVPLGKILNADKRNRYVLGSFFDLATDPSTGFDPSHAGKKFDAILLDIDHSPTEFLNPSNAGFYTTKNLTRMAEQLKPNGVFAMWSQNPPEDNFIELLNTVFASVDSHLVTFDNPFQGGQSTNSVYVCVKG; this is encoded by the coding sequence ATGTTCAAAGAAATCGATAGCCAAGCCTCTCCTTTAGGTGAAATATCCCTGCGCAGACGACGTATTCCCGCCTTTGGTGACAGAGACATCTATGAAGTAAAACTAGGTGAGGAATTTCTGATGTCGAGCATGTTTGTCGATGCGGAAGAAGCCTTGTCGACTCTTGGCTTAGCGCAGGTACAAGGCGAAGATTTAAGTGTCGTGGTCGGTGGATTAGGCCTAGGTTACACCGCCGTAGCGGCACTAAAAGACGAACGAATTGCAGAATTACTTGTGGTCGATGCGTTAGAAACCGTCATCAGCTGGCACCAAAAGGAACTCGTTCCACTGGGTAAAATACTCAACGCAGACAAACGTAACCGTTATGTGCTTGGTAGCTTCTTTGACCTCGCCACAGACCCAAGTACGGGATTTGACCCAAGCCATGCCGGTAAAAAGTTCGATGCCATCTTGCTAGACATCGACCATTCCCCAACCGAATTCCTTAATCCAAGCAACGCAGGTTTCTACACCACAAAAAACCTAACGCGCATGGCAGAACAACTGAAACCAAACGGCGTATTCGCCATGTGGTCACAGAACCCACCAGAAGACAACTTTATCGAATTGCTTAACACCGTATTCGCAAGCGTCGACTCCCACCTAGTGACCTTTGATAACCCGTTTCAAGGCGGACAATCGACCAACTCGGTTTATGTTTGTGTGAAGGGGTAA